One Triticum dicoccoides isolate Atlit2015 ecotype Zavitan chromosome 5B, WEW_v2.0, whole genome shotgun sequence genomic window carries:
- the LOC119306901 gene encoding BTB/POZ and MATH domain-containing protein 1-like, with product MKTCKTASMCTPAEESQAIHVFDILGYSKHKGMGHHVDSHIRSRVFSVGGHDWVIFFFPDGYTEYDLDYISAFLVLWSNNTKVRASCDMRLVDQYTGFSSSVHKTGPRIFNSGDISKFAPQTTCFITHNEIEGSAYLRDDRLTIECVVTVFHKPHVTETKSFPKIGMPPADMTEDVAKLLEEKKGFDVSFIVAGETIEAHRFVLAMRSPVFKAELYGSMQEAKSGQCITIKDMQAAVFKALLHFIYTDSLPSREDTEMARLLLVAADRYAMDRLKLVCQSILCEDLNKDTVAITLALADQHNCHQLKDACLEFIELSNFTDALVATQRLKDIKKTCPSFIVEELEKRKKLRKA from the coding sequence ATGAAGACATGTAAGACGGCATCTATGTGCACCCCAGCGGAGGAGTCTCAAGCCATACATGTGTTTGATATCTTGGGTTACAGCAAGCACAAGGGCATGGGCCACCATGTGGACAGCCACATACGCTCACGGGTTTTCTCTGTCGGCGGCCATGACTGGGTAATCTTCTTCTTCCCTGACGGTTATACTGAATATGACCTGGATTACATCTCAGCTTTTCTCGTGCTTTGGAGCAACAACACTAAAGTCCGGGCGTCCTGCGATATGAGGCTGGTTGATCAGTACACCGGATTCTCATCTTCGGTGCATAAAACAGGACCTAGAATTTTCAATTCTGGTGATATTAGCAAGTTTGCTCCACAGACTACTTGTTTCATAACGCACAATGAGATCGAGGGATCCGCGTACCTTAGGGATGATCGCCTGACGATCGAATGCGTCGTCACTGTTTTCCACAAACCACATGTTACCGAAACAAAATCATTCCCTAAAATCGGCATGCCACCAGCTGACATGACCGAGGATGTTGCCAAGCTGTTGGAAGAGAAGAAGGGATTCGATGTCAGTTTTATTGTCGCGGGAGAGACCATTGAAGCCCATAGGTTTGTTCTCGCTATGCGGTCACCTGTTTTCAAAGCAGAGCTCTATGGGTCGATGCAGGAGGCGAAGTCGGGGCAATGCATAACCATCAAGGACATGCAAGCTGCTGTTTTCAAGGCCCTGCTCCATTTCATCTATACGGACTCTTTGCCTAGCCGTGAGGATACTGAGATGGCTCGGCTTCTACTAGTGGCTGCAGACAGATATGCAATGGATAGGCTCAAGCTGGTTTGCCAAAGCATACTTTGTGAGGATCTGAACAAGGACACTGTGGCAATCACATTAGCTTTAGCTGACCAACATAACTGTCACCAGCTTAAGGACGCTTGTCTTGAATTTATCGAATTATCAAATTTCACGGATGCTTTGGTGGCTACACAACGGTTAAAAGATATCAAGAAGACTTGCCCATCTTTCATAGTGGAGGAATTGGAGAAGAGAAAAAAGCTTCGTAAAGCATAA